The Nitrospiria bacterium genome window below encodes:
- a CDS encoding HNH endonuclease produces MTLLLNATYEPLRVLNWKRAITLLWQGKVEVLEVYDQEIRGVSITIKLPSVLRLLRVVKVKNWHRAVKFSRANIFLRDRYSCQYCKKRFRTEDLTFDHVVPIARGGKKTWENIVTACIRCNNKKSGRTPVEARMKLIKKPEKPNWQPSLTITIGIKNAPESWRDYLYWNLELDNDSDPDTS; encoded by the coding sequence ATGACCCTTTTATTAAATGCCACTTATGAGCCTCTCCGGGTTTTAAATTGGAAGCGTGCGATAACGCTCCTTTGGCAGGGGAAAGTTGAAGTTTTAGAAGTATATGATCAGGAGATTCGGGGTGTTTCCATTACCATTAAATTACCTTCTGTTTTACGCCTATTAAGAGTGGTCAAGGTAAAAAACTGGCACCGTGCGGTGAAATTTTCACGAGCCAATATCTTTTTAAGAGACCGTTATTCTTGCCAGTATTGCAAAAAACGATTTCGAACAGAAGATCTGACTTTTGATCATGTTGTTCCCATTGCGCGAGGAGGGAAAAAAACATGGGAAAATATTGTGACTGCCTGCATTAGATGCAATAATAAAAAAAGCGGGCGGACGCCGGTAGAGGCGAGAATGAAACTCATTAAAAAACCTGAAAAACCCAACTGGCAGCCTTCCCTGACCATTACCATTGGGATAAAAAATGCCCCGGAAAGTTGGCGTGATTATCTGTATTGGAACCTTGAACTCGATAACGACTCTGATCCCGATACTTCGTGA
- a CDS encoding SDR family oxidoreductase has protein sequence MENIQQQFSGDWALILGASSGFGEAAALELARVGFNIAGVHLDRRSTLPNVERIVQSIQAEGREALFFNVNAADSSKRHEVIETLEKKFKESPPQPLLRVFLHSLAFGTLKPYIAPKAGEAITDSQMGMTLDVMAHSLVYWVQDLMSSQLMGKGSRIFALTSSGGSRVWPTYGAVSGAKAALESHIRQLALELAPFGITANAIRAGVTDTPALRKIPGHERMIKEAQQRNPSGRLTTPLDVAQAMVMLASPTAHWVTGNVIGVDGGEDIVG, from the coding sequence GTGGAAAATATCCAGCAACAGTTTAGCGGTGATTGGGCCCTAATCCTTGGGGCGTCCAGCGGTTTTGGAGAAGCTGCGGCCCTAGAGTTGGCCCGGGTTGGGTTCAATATTGCTGGCGTTCATCTGGATCGCCGTTCAACCCTTCCCAATGTGGAGCGGATTGTGCAGAGCATCCAAGCTGAGGGAAGGGAGGCTTTATTTTTCAATGTGAATGCTGCAGATTCCAGCAAACGTCATGAGGTAATTGAAACTTTGGAAAAAAAATTTAAGGAATCGCCCCCCCAACCTCTTTTAAGAGTTTTTTTGCATTCGCTCGCCTTTGGTACCCTCAAACCGTATATTGCCCCCAAGGCTGGGGAAGCGATTACGGATTCCCAAATGGGAATGACATTGGATGTGATGGCCCATAGTTTGGTTTACTGGGTCCAAGATCTGATGTCTTCCCAATTGATGGGAAAAGGAAGCCGGATTTTTGCACTTACCAGTTCCGGTGGATCCCGGGTTTGGCCTACTTATGGTGCTGTTTCTGGCGCAAAGGCGGCTCTAGAATCTCATATCCGTCAGTTGGCCCTTGAGTTGGCTCCTTTTGGTATCACCGCAAATGCCATTCGGGCAGGGGTTACCGATACCCCTGCACTTCGAAAAATTCCCGGACATGAGCGGATGATCAAAGAGGCTCAGCAGAGAAACCCTTCCGGACGCCTCACGACTCCCTTGGACGTAGCCCAGGCCATGGTCATGTTAGCCAGTCCAACCGCTCATTGGGTGACCGGCAATGTCATTGGGGTGGATGGGGGAGAGGATATTGTGGGATAG